The following are encoded in a window of Halosimplex halophilum genomic DNA:
- a CDS encoding ArsR family transcriptional regulator has translation MSVWDDRILEWMRENEGSGTPKQLNDSGLIRVSQTHIARRCKTLAENGLLRHVGNGAYVITEKGEAYLEEEYDAEEEAYIDDGNSTANGPSASEQGTNGV, from the coding sequence ATGAGTGTCTGGGACGACCGGATTCTCGAATGGATGCGGGAGAACGAGGGGTCCGGGACTCCCAAGCAGCTCAACGATAGCGGATTAATCCGCGTTTCACAGACTCACATTGCCCGACGGTGCAAGACACTGGCAGAGAACGGCCTACTCCGGCACGTCGGAAACGGAGCCTACGTAATCACGGAAAAGGGTGAAGCCTATCTCGAAGAGGAATACGACGCGGAAGAAGAAGCTTATATCGACGACGGAAATTCGACCGCTAATGGACCATCGGCGTCGGAACAGGGAACCAACGGCGTGTGA